One Gemmatimonadota bacterium genomic region harbors:
- a CDS encoding D-aminoacylase, whose translation MPYDVVIENAKVVDGTGNSYFYGDVGLRGDRIAAVRPAGALRTAVARERVSANGKVVAPGFIDIQGHSWDAVLWRDGRVPSMVTQGVTSQILGEATTPAPSNAAFEALEGIAQMTPRRAELQRSFRGPRGFDTWLRAIEANGNSINVGSYLGATTVRAYAMAQAPGMPDAARLDTMRAVVRNAMMDGAFGISSALIYPPGAYASTTELIEMAKAMAPFQGNYITHMRSEDDSLFEAMDEAFRIAREGGVALNIYHLKASNKRNWHKAPGMMAKIDSARATGMDVAGTMYPYPFSGNNLGECLPDWTSENGKLWDNLRDASLRARIVRDMTDMNGAPLCQLEGPSAYMVANFGKPQHAKYEGKFLNEIAADLGKPWAEAIIELMLAEGRDLSKINFTMSEENVRMQLRYPFVVIGTDAGGVDPDSARGVVHPRAYGTYPRILGRYVREQRLLTLEDAVRRMSGAVAARLNLGDRGLLREGMKADVVLFDEKTIIDVATPERPHQLSRGVEQVWVNGVRVLRDARHTNAKPGKTLRGPGWTG comes from the coding sequence GTGCCCTACGACGTGGTCATCGAGAACGCGAAGGTCGTGGACGGCACCGGCAATTCGTACTTCTACGGCGATGTAGGGCTGCGGGGCGATCGCATCGCCGCCGTGCGGCCGGCGGGCGCCCTGCGCACGGCCGTCGCGCGGGAGCGCGTGAGCGCCAACGGCAAGGTCGTGGCCCCGGGCTTCATCGACATCCAGGGACACAGCTGGGACGCGGTGCTGTGGCGCGATGGACGCGTGCCGTCGATGGTCACGCAGGGGGTCACGAGCCAAATCCTCGGTGAGGCCACCACACCGGCCCCCTCAAATGCAGCCTTCGAGGCCCTGGAAGGGATCGCGCAGATGACGCCGCGCCGCGCCGAGCTGCAGCGCTCGTTCAGGGGCCCCCGCGGCTTCGACACCTGGCTGCGCGCCATCGAGGCGAACGGGAACTCCATCAACGTCGGGTCGTACCTCGGGGCGACCACCGTGCGCGCCTATGCCATGGCGCAGGCACCGGGAATGCCCGATGCCGCCCGGCTCGACACGATGCGCGCCGTGGTGCGCAACGCCATGATGGACGGAGCGTTTGGCATCTCGTCCGCGCTCATCTACCCGCCGGGCGCCTACGCCTCGACCACCGAGTTGATCGAGATGGCGAAAGCCATGGCGCCGTTCCAGGGGAACTACATCACCCACATGCGCTCCGAAGACGACTCCCTCTTCGAGGCGATGGACGAGGCGTTCCGCATTGCCCGCGAGGGCGGCGTGGCACTCAACATCTACCACCTCAAGGCTTCGAACAAGCGCAACTGGCACAAGGCCCCGGGGATGATGGCGAAGATCGACTCCGCGCGCGCGACGGGGATGGATGTGGCCGGCACCATGTATCCCTACCCGTTCAGCGGGAACAACCTTGGCGAGTGCCTCCCCGATTGGACGTCGGAGAATGGCAAGCTCTGGGACAACCTGCGAGATGCCTCCTTGCGGGCGCGCATCGTCCGCGACATGACCGACATGAATGGCGCGCCGCTGTGCCAGCTGGAGGGCCCCTCGGCCTACATGGTCGCCAATTTCGGCAAGCCCCAGCACGCGAAGTACGAAGGGAAGTTCCTCAACGAGATCGCCGCGGATCTGGGCAAGCCCTGGGCCGAAGCCATCATCGAGTTGATGCTCGCCGAGGGGCGCGACCTGTCCAAGATCAACTTCACCATGTCCGAGGAGAACGTGCGGATGCAGCTCCGGTATCCGTTCGTAGTGATCGGCACCGACGCCGGGGGCGTTGATCCGGACAGCGCCCGAGGGGTTGTGCACCCGCGAGCCTACGGCACCTATCCGCGCATCCTCGGCCGTTACGTCCGCGAACAACGCCTGCTCACCCTTGAGGATGCCGTGCGTCGGATGTCCGGGGCCGTCGCCGCCCGGTTGAACCTTGGGGATCGCGGGCTGTTGCGCGAGGGGATGAAGGCCGATGTGGTCTTGTTTGATGAGAAGACCATCATTGACGTCGCAACCCCAGAGCGGCCGCACCAGCTGAGTCGCGGGGTCGAACAGGTGTGGGTAAATGGCGTGCGCGTGCTTCGCGACGCCCGCCACACGAACGCCAAGCCTGGCAAGACCCTTCGAGGCCCGGGCTGGACGGGCTAG
- a CDS encoding serine/threonine protein kinase yields the protein MTDAKTCPQCGKLYGADDRFCTVDGAALIASAGASIIGTVIADRFLVQEKLGEGGMGEVYLAEHVRMKRKVALKLMRPWMLGDPVAVGRFHREAENASQISHPNVAAVYDFGETAERVVYLAMEYVDGEPLSRILQREGYLNVVRTAEIVRQVAEALTAAHGMGILHRDLKPDNVMVARSKHGTDVVKLVDFGIARAMNRQTQQFTSTGLVVGTPDYMSPEQLSGDEMDGRSDLYALALMAYKMLTGGGAYSDSSSGESLVSRLTGKPKRLATHRTGVVWPESLQAAFDRALAPDPEQRHADPMEFVAELDAAVMQMPLGEIEQSYMVALSQRHPTPVRGGLALEGATPPSGLSAVPAKTPTVARPAVPTPTAATAVMAPIVADPPATPPPQAARGGGAPPRRSPLLPIVGGAGILAAAGWLWFQRDRPPVPAAPPAIASTAALTPPADSVEVAPAAPAASPAVTMDSVVGAARRATVAAWQSAGSRRGAAVLLDRDGLAVTAASLVGTDSTVDVFHDANTRIRVPVLSLDRATGLATLQINVRKCTRCAPLSVAAASPAVGDSVILLPASGRDDGERVVTTVATVTPALTLAILPRSANGSVVVALRSHQVVGLVDGNRVVAQGVLGEAVTRARGAVGGRTPPSEVIPIWPSRAVPRSELSDAALKAVDANIAQYQLTQRDVTLLAMTPLVMQRRLDEAANPMNVNGALDPIGAWTSWKATVAERRAVVVLYASHAKATFLKWPPKPENFRNAEAATVRLFRGDSLVAPIETARIPALTSNGKNAIPTAALASYSGLDFRAGAGWRVEVADPQGKVLLSQPLPVGTLEAIRRDLAFLFR from the coding sequence ATGACCGACGCCAAGACCTGCCCGCAATGTGGCAAGCTCTATGGCGCTGACGACCGGTTCTGCACGGTTGACGGCGCGGCGCTGATCGCGTCGGCCGGAGCCTCCATCATCGGGACGGTGATCGCGGACCGTTTCCTGGTGCAGGAGAAGCTGGGCGAGGGCGGAATGGGCGAGGTCTACCTTGCCGAGCACGTGCGCATGAAGCGCAAGGTCGCGCTCAAGCTCATGCGCCCGTGGATGCTCGGCGATCCGGTCGCGGTCGGCCGCTTTCATCGGGAGGCCGAGAACGCGTCGCAGATTTCGCACCCCAACGTGGCGGCCGTCTACGACTTCGGAGAAACGGCCGAGCGCGTGGTCTACCTGGCCATGGAATACGTCGACGGCGAACCGCTGTCGCGTATCCTGCAGCGCGAGGGCTACCTGAATGTCGTGCGCACGGCGGAGATCGTGCGGCAGGTGGCGGAGGCACTCACCGCAGCCCATGGGATGGGCATCCTGCACCGTGACCTCAAGCCGGACAACGTCATGGTCGCCCGCTCCAAGCACGGCACCGACGTTGTGAAGCTCGTGGATTTCGGCATCGCCCGAGCGATGAACCGACAGACGCAGCAGTTCACGTCGACGGGGCTGGTCGTGGGCACCCCGGACTACATGAGTCCGGAGCAGCTCTCGGGCGATGAAATGGATGGCCGGAGTGACCTGTACGCCCTCGCCTTGATGGCGTACAAGATGCTCACCGGCGGTGGCGCTTATTCGGACAGCTCCAGCGGCGAGTCGTTGGTCTCTCGCCTGACGGGCAAGCCGAAGCGCCTCGCGACTCACCGGACCGGTGTGGTGTGGCCGGAAAGCCTGCAAGCGGCGTTTGATCGTGCCTTGGCTCCCGATCCCGAGCAGCGTCACGCCGACCCGATGGAATTTGTCGCCGAGCTGGACGCGGCCGTGATGCAGATGCCGCTCGGCGAGATCGAGCAATCGTACATGGTGGCCCTGTCCCAGCGACACCCGACGCCGGTGCGCGGCGGGCTCGCCCTGGAGGGGGCGACGCCACCTTCCGGGTTGAGTGCGGTGCCGGCGAAGACGCCCACGGTCGCGAGGCCGGCCGTACCGACCCCGACCGCCGCCACGGCGGTGATGGCGCCCATCGTCGCGGATCCACCGGCCACACCACCACCGCAGGCCGCGCGTGGTGGTGGAGCACCGCCCCGCCGGTCGCCCCTTCTGCCGATCGTTGGAGGGGCCGGCATCCTCGCCGCGGCGGGTTGGCTCTGGTTCCAGCGCGATCGTCCCCCGGTGCCGGCCGCGCCCCCGGCCATTGCGTCCACTGCCGCCCTGACCCCTCCGGCGGATTCGGTGGAGGTCGCCCCTGCCGCACCTGCGGCGTCGCCCGCGGTCACGATGGACAGCGTCGTCGGCGCAGCACGGCGCGCGACCGTGGCCGCGTGGCAGTCCGCCGGAAGTCGTCGCGGTGCCGCCGTCCTGCTGGACCGCGATGGCCTCGCCGTCACCGCGGCCTCCCTGGTGGGAACCGACAGCACGGTCGACGTCTTCCACGACGCGAACACGCGTATTCGTGTGCCCGTGTTGTCACTGGACCGGGCCACGGGGCTCGCCACCTTGCAGATCAACGTGAGGAAGTGCACGCGGTGTGCGCCCCTCTCGGTGGCGGCGGCATCTCCTGCGGTCGGCGACTCGGTGATCCTCCTTCCCGCGAGTGGCCGGGACGACGGCGAGCGCGTGGTGACCACCGTGGCGACCGTGACGCCGGCCCTCACCCTGGCGATCCTGCCGCGGTCGGCGAACGGGAGCGTGGTCGTGGCGCTTCGGTCGCACCAGGTCGTGGGGCTCGTCGATGGCAACCGTGTCGTGGCCCAGGGCGTCCTCGGTGAGGCGGTCACTCGCGCCCGGGGCGCGGTGGGTGGACGCACACCGCCGAGCGAGGTGATCCCCATCTGGCCGTCGCGGGCCGTCCCGCGCAGCGAGTTGTCGGATGCTGCCCTCAAGGCCGTGGACGCCAACATCGCGCAGTATCAGCTGACCCAGCGTGACGTCACCCTGCTGGCCATGACGCCGCTCGTTATGCAGCGCCGGCTGGATGAGGCGGCCAATCCCATGAACGTGAATGGCGCCCTCGACCCGATCGGGGCATGGACGTCATGGAAGGCCACGGTCGCGGAGCGGCGCGCGGTTGTCGTCCTGTACGCGTCGCACGCGAAGGCGACATTCCTCAAGTGGCCCCCAAAGCCGGAAAACTTCCGCAACGCCGAGGCGGCGACGGTGCGCCTCTTCCGTGGGGACTCCCTGGTTGCTCCGATCGAAACGGCGCGTATTCCCGCCCTGACGAGCAATGGCAAGAACGCCATTCCGACCGCGGCGCTTGCGTCGTACTCCGGACTCGACTTCCGTGCGGGCGCCGGCTGGCGCGTCGAGGTGGCGGACCCTCAGGGCAAGGTGTTGCTCAGCCAGCCTCTCCCGGTCGGGACCCTCGAGGCGATTCGGCGCGACCTCGCCTTCCTGTTTCGTTAG
- a CDS encoding amidohydrolase: MSNELPAITHARACFSAAQVDALYALRRDLHAHPELSWQEHRTAARLEEMLYSLGARDIRRVAGTGVTAVVPGSDPAAPRVALRGDIDALPIHEATGLPYPSTCDGVMHACGHDVHATWTIAAAMSLLDRPARSDVLVVLQPAEEVGTGARAMLDAGALDRVAAIFGGHVDRRFAVGEVIAEPGPLAASADMFTLEVRGRGAHGARPHESADPIVAAAAIVTALQTIVARRLDPAAPAVVTVGSIHGGVASNVIPELVTMTGTLRAMDPVTRQRLLDEVARLATAVGEAHGVQVNALMERGTPPIVNPAREAGWARAAADRALGTGAVVPFGITNMGGEDFAFYMERIPGCFLRIGAREAGGERIAAHNPRFYAHDEAILVGGAVLAECARVAADALA, translated from the coding sequence GTGTCAAACGAACTACCTGCGATCACGCACGCTCGCGCGTGCTTCAGTGCGGCGCAGGTCGATGCGCTCTACGCCCTCCGCCGCGACCTGCATGCCCATCCCGAGCTCTCGTGGCAGGAACATCGCACGGCCGCGCGCCTCGAGGAGATGCTGTACTCGCTTGGGGCCCGCGACATTCGCCGTGTGGCCGGAACCGGGGTGACCGCCGTGGTGCCGGGCTCCGATCCGGCGGCACCGCGCGTCGCCCTCCGCGGGGACATCGACGCCCTTCCAATCCACGAGGCGACCGGCCTCCCCTACCCCTCCACCTGCGACGGTGTGATGCACGCCTGCGGGCACGACGTCCACGCGACCTGGACCATTGCGGCCGCCATGTCGTTGCTGGACCGACCAGCGCGTTCGGACGTGCTGGTCGTCCTCCAGCCAGCCGAAGAAGTTGGGACGGGCGCACGCGCGATGTTGGACGCCGGGGCACTCGACCGCGTGGCCGCCATTTTCGGCGGCCATGTCGACCGCCGGTTTGCCGTGGGAGAGGTCATTGCCGAGCCGGGACCACTCGCGGCGTCGGCCGACATGTTCACCCTCGAAGTCCGCGGCCGCGGAGCGCACGGCGCGCGGCCGCATGAGTCGGCCGACCCCATTGTCGCCGCGGCCGCGATCGTCACCGCGTTGCAGACGATCGTCGCGCGACGGCTCGATCCCGCCGCGCCGGCCGTGGTCACGGTTGGGTCCATCCACGGCGGGGTGGCTTCCAACGTCATTCCCGAGTTGGTGACCATGACGGGGACGCTGCGCGCCATGGATCCGGTCACCCGCCAGCGCCTGCTGGACGAGGTCGCCCGCCTGGCGACCGCCGTCGGCGAAGCCCATGGCGTGCAGGTGAACGCGCTCATGGAACGGGGCACGCCGCCCATCGTGAATCCGGCGCGCGAAGCCGGGTGGGCGCGCGCGGCAGCTGATCGCGCGTTAGGCACGGGGGCGGTGGTCCCCTTCGGGATCACCAACATGGGCGGCGAGGACTTCGCCTTCTACATGGAGCGGATTCCCGGCTGCTTCCTGCGGATCGGGGCGCGCGAGGCGGGCGGCGAACGGATCGCCGCGCACAACCCGCGCTTCTACGCGCACGACGAGGCGATCCTGGTCGGGGGTGCTGTCCTCGCCGAATGCGCGCGCGTGGCCGCGGACGCCCTGGCCTAA
- the menC gene encoding o-succinylbenzoate synthase: MLQIVRLTLREITLPLKEPFQISSGTMSARRIVLIELEDASGATSWGECVADDAPNYLPDVVDSCWPMLVRWVAPRIIGRKFGSPAEVHAELDRGFRGHNMAKAAVEMGMWGVEAERLGIPLARLIGGTRERVDVGISLGIQPSPEALVEKVRGALAEGYRKVKIKIGPGKDVDFVRAARQAFPDAPLMADANNAYTLDDIDTFVAMDDLNLMMFEQPLAWDDIVRHAELQKQLKTPICLDESITCLERAQDMVTLGSGRIINIKPGRVGGFTASIAIHDFCASHGLPVWCGGMLESGIGRAYNIALASLPNFKKPGDISPSARYWARDVVTPEWTMGPDGTTRVPLDRPGIGVTVDRDRIDDLTVRVETLA, from the coding sequence ATGCTGCAGATCGTTCGCCTGACCCTGCGCGAGATCACGCTCCCGCTCAAGGAACCCTTCCAGATTTCCTCGGGAACGATGTCCGCCCGCCGGATCGTCCTGATTGAGCTGGAAGACGCCAGCGGGGCGACGTCGTGGGGTGAATGTGTGGCCGATGACGCACCGAATTACCTGCCGGACGTCGTGGACTCGTGCTGGCCTATGCTCGTCCGCTGGGTCGCCCCGCGCATCATCGGGCGGAAATTTGGATCTCCGGCTGAGGTCCACGCGGAACTCGACCGCGGCTTTCGCGGGCACAACATGGCCAAGGCGGCCGTCGAGATGGGGATGTGGGGCGTCGAGGCCGAGCGCCTGGGGATCCCCCTCGCCCGCCTTATCGGCGGAACGCGCGAGAGGGTGGACGTGGGGATCTCGCTGGGGATCCAGCCCTCACCGGAGGCCCTCGTCGAGAAGGTGCGCGGTGCCCTCGCCGAGGGCTACCGCAAGGTGAAGATCAAGATCGGCCCAGGGAAGGACGTCGACTTCGTGCGCGCCGCGCGCCAGGCGTTCCCGGATGCGCCCTTAATGGCAGACGCAAACAACGCGTACACGCTCGACGACATCGACACGTTTGTTGCGATGGACGACCTCAACCTGATGATGTTCGAGCAGCCCTTGGCGTGGGACGACATCGTGCGCCATGCCGAGCTGCAGAAACAGCTCAAGACGCCGATCTGCCTCGACGAGTCCATTACCTGCCTCGAGCGCGCGCAAGACATGGTGACCCTCGGTAGCGGCCGGATCATCAACATCAAGCCAGGGCGCGTCGGTGGATTCACAGCCTCCATCGCCATTCACGACTTCTGCGCATCACACGGGCTCCCGGTCTGGTGCGGCGGGATGCTGGAAAGCGGGATCGGCCGTGCGTACAACATCGCGCTCGCGTCGCTGCCCAACTTCAAGAAGCCGGGCGACATCAGCCCAAGTGCGCGGTACTGGGCCCGCGACGTGGTCACCCCGGAATGGACGATGGGACCCGACGGCACGACGCGGGTTCCGCTCGACCGCCCGGGCATCGGCGTCACGGTGGACCGCGATCGGATCGACGACCTGACGGTGCGGGTGGAGACGCTGGCGTAG
- a CDS encoding D-aminoacylase, with protein MRKVVLVGGLLGGVGLLASCTGREPAPGAARPYDVVLLGGRVVDGTGAGWFLGDVAIAGDRIARITPAGMLKDAPAATRVDATGQVIAPGFIDIQSHSRDQFLLGDGRVVSKISQGITTEIMGEGWTNAPANDQTIAMLSGVDPANAPDSIARRFTGARGFDAWLTAMHSHGVSPNIGSFIGATTLRGFAKGSAEGAPSPAELDSMRAATRRAMEDGAFGVASALIYPPGRFAGTEELVEIAKAMAPYGGVYISHMRSEADEYLEAIDELLRIGREGGVATEIYHLKAGGIRNWPKAQLAVAKIDSARAAGQDVQANMYPYVAGGTGLAACTPPWASADDKLLANLKDPATRARIVAEMRQTKTSWENLCQLATPSGVMVVGFAKDELKGYEGKRIGEVAAAMKKDWADAVVDLVLATDGAVGMLVFMMSEPNVEMQLRQPWMKIGTDADGVDPDSVKSMTHPRTYGTYPRILGYYVRERGVMGLEEAVRKMSSAVATRLSIRDRGVLREGMMADVVVFDPATIIDRATFTQPHQLSEGVQKVYVNGVLVWDAGKHTGAKPGRIVRGPGWTGWAK; from the coding sequence ATGCGCAAGGTCGTACTTGTGGGAGGGCTCCTCGGAGGGGTCGGTCTGCTTGCCTCCTGCACCGGCCGTGAGCCGGCACCGGGGGCAGCGCGCCCCTACGATGTCGTGCTGCTCGGCGGGCGCGTGGTCGACGGGACTGGCGCCGGGTGGTTTCTGGGTGACGTGGCGATTGCGGGCGACCGCATCGCGCGCATCACACCCGCCGGCATGCTGAAGGATGCCCCGGCTGCCACCAGGGTCGACGCCACCGGGCAGGTGATCGCCCCGGGGTTCATCGACATCCAGAGCCATTCGCGCGACCAGTTCCTCCTCGGGGATGGCCGGGTGGTCTCCAAGATCAGCCAGGGAATCACGACGGAGATCATGGGGGAGGGCTGGACAAATGCTCCAGCCAACGACCAGACCATCGCGATGCTGTCCGGGGTCGATCCCGCCAACGCGCCGGATTCGATCGCGCGCCGATTCACGGGTGCACGGGGATTCGATGCCTGGCTGACCGCGATGCACTCCCATGGGGTGTCGCCGAACATCGGTTCCTTCATCGGCGCCACGACGCTGCGCGGCTTCGCGAAAGGCTCGGCCGAGGGGGCCCCGAGCCCTGCCGAGCTGGACTCGATGCGCGCGGCAACGCGGCGCGCCATGGAAGATGGGGCGTTTGGCGTGGCCAGTGCGTTGATCTATCCGCCCGGTCGGTTTGCCGGGACGGAGGAGTTGGTGGAGATCGCGAAGGCGATGGCCCCGTATGGTGGTGTGTACATCTCCCACATGCGCTCCGAGGCCGACGAGTACCTCGAGGCGATCGATGAGCTGCTGCGGATCGGCCGCGAGGGCGGCGTGGCGACCGAGATCTACCATCTCAAGGCCGGCGGCATTCGCAACTGGCCCAAGGCCCAGCTCGCGGTGGCCAAGATTGACTCGGCGCGTGCCGCCGGTCAGGACGTGCAGGCGAACATGTATCCGTACGTCGCCGGCGGGACCGGTCTCGCGGCGTGCACGCCGCCCTGGGCGTCGGCAGACGACAAGCTCCTCGCGAACCTGAAGGACCCGGCGACCCGCGCAAGGATCGTCGCCGAGATGCGCCAGACCAAGACCTCGTGGGAGAACCTCTGCCAGCTGGCGACGCCGTCGGGGGTGATGGTGGTCGGCTTCGCCAAGGACGAACTCAAGGGGTACGAAGGCAAGCGGATCGGCGAAGTCGCCGCCGCAATGAAGAAGGACTGGGCCGATGCGGTGGTCGACCTGGTCCTGGCGACAGACGGTGCGGTCGGTATGCTGGTGTTCATGATGAGCGAACCCAACGTCGAAATGCAGCTACGCCAACCCTGGATGAAGATCGGGACCGACGCCGATGGCGTGGATCCCGACTCTGTGAAGTCCATGACCCATCCGCGCACCTATGGGACCTACCCGCGCATCCTCGGTTACTACGTGCGCGAGCGGGGGGTCATGGGGCTCGAGGAGGCGGTGCGAAAGATGTCGAGCGCGGTCGCCACTCGCCTGTCGATCCGGGACCGCGGGGTCCTGCGCGAGGGGATGATGGCGGATGTGGTCGTGTTCGATCCGGCGACCATCATCGATCGGGCCACATTCACGCAGCCGCACCAACTGTCGGAGGGAGTGCAGAAGGTGTATGTGAATGGCGTCCTGGTCTGGGATGCCGGCAAGCACACCGGCGCGAAACCCGGGCGCATCGTGCGTGGCCCGGGCTGGACGGGGTGGGCCAAGTGA
- a CDS encoding GntR family transcriptional regulator: MTHTARLKARRNARPEQVYQKLRSLIVRGQLAPGQRIVETDVAARLGVSRTPVRGALQRLGQEGYIVESPRLRQSRPTVAPMTREDARELFHIVAEVEGLAARFAAAMPLVARTALTKELTRINDEFRRASRPRDHDHDRVWELDELFHRRYVEAAAGPRLIALHDVVKPQAERYERLYVSLLHADLAVSATEHAAIARAIRSGDADAAQASVQRNWRNAADRLGAVIETVGERGAW, from the coding sequence GTGACGCACACCGCGCGGCTCAAGGCGCGGCGCAACGCGCGTCCGGAACAGGTCTACCAGAAGCTCCGCTCCTTGATCGTGCGCGGGCAGCTGGCCCCGGGCCAGCGCATCGTCGAAACCGACGTGGCGGCGCGGTTGGGGGTGAGCCGGACGCCTGTGCGTGGGGCGTTGCAGCGCCTCGGTCAGGAGGGATACATCGTCGAGTCACCCCGCCTGCGGCAGTCCCGACCCACCGTGGCCCCGATGACGCGCGAGGATGCCCGCGAGTTGTTCCATATTGTCGCGGAAGTCGAGGGGCTGGCCGCCCGATTTGCGGCGGCGATGCCTCTTGTGGCGCGCACCGCGTTGACGAAGGAGCTGACCCGAATCAACGATGAGTTCCGTCGGGCGTCGCGGCCCCGCGATCATGACCACGACCGGGTGTGGGAACTCGACGAGCTGTTCCATCGACGCTACGTCGAGGCCGCGGCGGGGCCGCGTCTCATCGCCTTGCATGACGTGGTCAAGCCACAGGCTGAGCGGTATGAACGACTGTACGTGAGCCTGCTGCACGCGGACCTCGCGGTGTCCGCCACGGAACACGCCGCGATCGCCCGCGCGATTCGTAGCGGGGACGCGGATGCGGCCCAGGCATCGGTGCAGCGCAACTGGCGAAACGCTGCCGACCGTTTGGGTGCCGTGATCGAGACCGTCGGCGAGCGTGGCGCATGGTAG